The Pseudomonadota bacterium nucleotide sequence ACTGATATTTATGGGGAATGGTTGTTCTTTAATCCATCAAAGCAAACAGCCCGAAAGATCCGGGAAAGAAAGTATTGTTAATTATAAGGATAAGGATAATTTGTTTTCACTGACAGCAAAAGAAACTGAAATTTTTAGAAATCTTCCTGATGATAGTGACCAGAAATGGATTATACCTAATATAAGTATTAATAGTGTTAATAATAGCATATATGTACAGTTGATACATAATGATATACCAATAAAAACTGGAGATATTGTATTAAGATTAACAGATAATATGAAATCGTTTGCAGTAGCAATTACATCATTATCTGGATATTCCCATTGTGGAATCATATTAGAGGAAGATGGAAATCTGTTTGTTGTTGATATTCATCCGGATGATGATAAAGAGAAAAATTCAATCAGGAAATCAGCTTTAAAAGATTGGGTAAAAGATGATGATACTACAAAAATTATTCATGCTCTTGTATTAAGACCAAAAGAAAAAATTGATAAATCCACGATGACTTTAAAGTTAAATGATTATTTATCGCGAAATATAGAATTCGATTATGACTTTCAATTTAATAATAATAAAAAAGATAAAAACTTATATTATTGTGCTGAACTGATATATGAAATTTTGCAGGAAGTTTCTGAAACTAAATGGGAAACCTTGCAAGCTGAGGAAATTGTAAGAACAGTTGGCAGCAAAGTTGTCGACATTGTTAATATACGAGCAAATCAATCAGATTTAAGAATTAATAAATTCAGAAATTTGCTGGTGAGCTATGGCGGTAATAATGATAAAACAAAAAAAGGCTTGATTACGCCAGCAAGTTTTGCTTTCTCCTCAAATTTAGAAAGAATTGGCTATGTAACAAGTAAATATATTAACAACTATTCAAAATCAATGTATTTATATAAGAGAACAGAAAAGAAGTATTTAGCACTGATGTCATTGCATGCAAAAAGTACATCCATCCCGGATGAGACCATTAAAGAAAGTTTTTTAAATAAAGGACTTTCAGAAAAAGATTTAAATCAAATCATGTATGTCATTAAATCATATAAGGGTGAGTTTTATAACTCAGATACCTTAATTTATAACATGATGAAATTATACGCTGAAAACGATATGACATATGAATATATATATTATTGCCTGCAAGAAATATGAAATAAGCGATAATTTTTTTAAATTAACAATGAGTATTATGTCAGTAGCAATATTTTTCTTGTTATTGAACGGATGTACTCTTACTCAATCATTATTCAGTAAAGAATCTGATAATTCAGTAAAAGACAGTTTTATATATGTTGCTCTCGGCGATAGTATTCTTATCGACAAATGGGCCGGTGGTGAAGATTGTAACTGTGGTGCATCTTCTTTATTGTTAGAAAACTTAAATGATAAATTTCCTTATTATTTTGGTAAGGATTTGCTCACTCTTTTTGCTGATGCGAAGTTGATATCATTAGCAAAAGATGCGGCTCTTTTTGAAGGATTTTTAGATGATCAAATCGATGAATTCAAATCAAAAAAAATTATTCCTGATTTAGTTACTATCAGTATTGGCGGAAATGATTTAGTTCAGTTTTTGAAAACAAAGTTACATGAGTCAAATAAACCAGAATTAAATATCTTTATTGCTAATTTTGAACAAAATCTTCTAGAACTTGAAAAGTTTATCACCTATCTCAACAGCCAGAATGAAGATATCATAATTTTTCTTCTGAACATCTATGACCCGACTGATGGCCTGGGTTTTGATTTCACACGAAATGAATTTCTGAGTCGATCCAACAATTTAAAAATGTATTTTCTGCTTAATCAGTTGAACACAAAACTCGCTGTATTTTCTGCAAAAAACAACCTGCAACTTATTGATATTCACTCACATTTTCTAGGGCATGGATTATCCGCCGTCAAATACAAAGACATTAACCCTTTCTATGACCCGGGAAATGATACATTCTGGTATCATCCGCAAGTAATAATTGATGTCAATGGTCTGGGAGCTCATGAGATACGCAAGCTGTTGTATGACGCGCTGAATACCCAATTGGACAAAATGGATTGAATACTTTTTTCGATTTTCATCTAAGCCAATTGAGAAAAAAGTACCGGGCAGCCCCATTAATTCCAAAGAGTCCATTAGATTGAGTCGGTGATTTTATTCCACTACCATGACCGCACAGTTTTTTGCATGATGCAGGATCTTGTTGGAGGTGGAGCCGAAAACGAACTCCTCATTGTGAGTCAGTCCTCGCCTTCCAACCACCACAATGCAACATCGGAGTTTGGCCTGTTCTTCGAGGATGGCGTCGCCGATGGATACGCACTGTCGGACCGAGAGCCTGGTTTCGAGCTGATTTTCCTTAAAGCCTGCGTCGGTGAGGATTTCCTTGTAGCCGGTCATGATTTTTTCCATTTTTTTCTTTTTGTCTTTTAACCACTTGGCACGCTCGGCTTCGCTGTTGAAATAATCTTCGGAAGGCTGCGGGATGATGGAAAGCAGAGTGATAAAGACGTCTTTATTGTCCCCGAAAAAATCGGCCAGATACATCACCGCCCGTTTGGAATTGTCAGACTCATCGACTGCCACCAGCAGGTGGCGTTCGGTATCCCGGCGCGCAAGATCACTGAAGGTTTGTTTGTTCATGATTTCCTCCCTGAAATTTTACTTACATCTTCCCGGGCCTTGGCCAGATCGTCCAGCATCTGGCCCGTGGTCTCGTAAAATATTTTTGCCCCAATGGAAAAATGAAGCAGAATTCTGTTTAATGAGTCAGGTATATATGGGTAGATTTTTTTGAGATTTGCCACCCTGTTTTTATACGAGATGTTGAGATCTTCGCCCCAGAGGCTGTCAAAGAGGTCCCGCTGGTTGTTATACAGGTCCGGCACCAGGACGTCGCCGCGGCCGGTCAGGAAGATAATAATATTGCCCAGCCCCTGCAGGTCGAATCCCCACATGGATTCACCGTGCATGTAGTTGTAGTCGAAGTCGATCCAGCGGTTAGTCTTGAGTTCCCTGTCATGGATGATATGATCGCGCCGGATGTCGCCGTGCTTCTCGCCATGATCGTGGAGGAACTTAATGGCCGTGACCAGTTCGATATATTGGTCCAGGACCTCCAGAAAATAATTATGAAAATAATCCTCATGGTCGGCGCCGTAGTCGGCAATGATCTGCTCATACGTTTGGCCGGGAATGAACTCCAGAATGCGCACGATATTATCGGCCGAGTCCAGGACCCAGTGGCCGTGCATGAAGTTCTTGTGCTTGGCCACCAGATCGAGGATGCGCGCCTCCTTTCTGGGGCTGCGAAAGCATCTGATCATGACCTCGCCGACTTTTGTCTCAAACTCTTCATGGAAGACCAGTTTCAGAATCTTGGTTGAGCCGTCGTTGAGATCAATGGCTCGC carries:
- a CDS encoding SGNH/GDSL hydrolase family protein, which gives rise to MSVAIFFLLLNGCTLTQSLFSKESDNSVKDSFIYVALGDSILIDKWAGGEDCNCGASSLLLENLNDKFPYYFGKDLLTLFADAKLISLAKDAALFEGFLDDQIDEFKSKKIIPDLVTISIGGNDLVQFLKTKLHESNKPELNIFIANFEQNLLELEKFITYLNSQNEDIIIFLLNIYDPTDGLGFDFTRNEFLSRSNNLKMYFLLNQLNTKLAVFSAKNNLQLIDIHSHFLGHGLSAVKYKDINPFYDPGNDTFWYHPQVIIDVNGLGAHEIRKLLYDALNTQLDKMD
- a CDS encoding universal stress protein yields the protein MNKQTFSDLARRDTERHLLVAVDESDNSKRAVMYLADFFGDNKDVFITLLSIIPQPSEDYFNSEAERAKWLKDKKKKMEKIMTGYKEILTDAGFKENQLETRLSVRQCVSIGDAILEEQAKLRCCIVVVGRRGLTHNEEFVFGSTSNKILHHAKNCAVMVVE